The Streptomyces sp. GSL17-111 region CGAGATCGTCTCGCACGTCGTGGAGCTGGGCGCCGCCCGCGCCCCCCGGGGCAGCGTCCCCGTCCCCGCCGACGTGGAGCGGCTGGACGCCGATCCGGTGCGCTGCCTGGACGAGGCGGCGAGCACGGCGATGGTCGCCGAGATCGACCAGGCCCACAAGGACGGCGACACCCTCGGCGGCGTCGTGGAGGTCGTCGCACACGGGGTGCCCGTCGGGCTGGGCAGCCACGTCCACTGGGACCGGCGGCTGGACGCCCGGCTGGCGGGCGCGCTCATGGGCATCCAGGCCATCAAGGGCGTCGAGGTCGGCGACGGCTTCGACCTGGCCCGCACGCCGGGTTCCCAGGCGCACGACGAGATCCTCACCACGCCCGAGGGCATCCGCCGCGCCTCCGGCCGTTCCGGCGGCACCGAGGGCGGCCTGACGACCGGCGAACTGCTGCGGGTGCGGGCCGCGATGAAGCCGATCGCCACCGTGCCCCGCGCGCTGGCCACCGTCGACGTGTCCACCGGGGAACCGGCGCAGGCGCACCACCAGCGCTCCGACGTGTGCGCCGTGCCCGCCGCCGGCATCGTGGCCGAGGCGATGGTCGCCCTCGTCCTGGCCGACGCTGTCGCGGAGAAGTTCGGCGGGGACAGCGTCACGGAGACGCGGCGCAACGTCCGCGGCTTCCTCGACCACCTGGCGATCCGGTGAGCGGCCCGGCCGTCATCCTGGTCGGGCCGATGGGCGTGGGCAAGACCACGGTCGGCCGCCTGCTGGCCGACCGGCTGGGCGTCGGCTTCCGCGACACCGACGCGGACATCGTCGAACAGGCGGGCAAGCCGGTCGCCGACATCTTCCTCGACGACGGCGAACCGCACTTCCGCGCCCTGGAACGGGAGGCCGTCCGCTCGGCCGTCGAGACCCACGCGGGGGTGCTCGCGCTCGGCGGCGGCGCCGTCATGGCCGACGAGACCCGCGCTCTGCTCACCGGGCGGCCCGTCGCCTTCCTGGAGATGGAGGTCGGCGAAGCGGTCCGGCGCGTCGGCCTGGACGCCCCGCGTCCGCTGCTCGCCATCAACCCGCGCCAGC contains the following coding sequences:
- the aroC gene encoding chorismate synthase, whose translation is MSRLRWLTAGESHGPALVATLEGLPSGVPITTEMVADALARRRLGYGRGARMKFERDEVTFIGGVRHGLTLGSPVAVMVGNTEWPKWEKVMAADPVDPEELAALARNAPLTRPRPGHADLAGMQKYGFDEARPVLERASARETAARVALGTVARSYLKETAGVEIVSHVVELGAARAPRGSVPVPADVERLDADPVRCLDEAASTAMVAEIDQAHKDGDTLGGVVEVVAHGVPVGLGSHVHWDRRLDARLAGALMGIQAIKGVEVGDGFDLARTPGSQAHDEILTTPEGIRRASGRSGGTEGGLTTGELLRVRAAMKPIATVPRALATVDVSTGEPAQAHHQRSDVCAVPAAGIVAEAMVALVLADAVAEKFGGDSVTETRRNVRGFLDHLAIR
- a CDS encoding shikimate kinase, which produces MGVGKTTVGRLLADRLGVGFRDTDADIVEQAGKPVADIFLDDGEPHFRALEREAVRSAVETHAGVLALGGGAVMADETRALLTGRPVAFLEMEVGEAVRRVGLDAPRPLLAINPRQQWRTLMEERRPLYTEVARAVVPTGGRTPEQVADDVLDALELRKA